The Streptomyces sp. NBC_00224 genome has a window encoding:
- a CDS encoding ABC transporter ATP-binding protein, translating into MTTDDASSKLPARETWRALYRHFRPHRATVALGALLTLAGAATGLAQPLAAKALVDRLGGDEPIAGVLVLLTALVVVGTVVESFGAYVLERTAESVVLSARRTLIGRLLRLRLPEVERLPPGDLMSRVTSDTTLLRAVTTQSVVSAATGGLTFLATIAMMAYMDAVLLGVTLGVIVLIGSAVATVMPQISRATARAQASVAEISTVLERAFGAFRTVKASGAEERETAVVDAAAEEAWRHGVRSAKWQSVAGTSVGLAVQVSFLAVLGIGGARVASGAISVSTLVAFLLFLFYLIDPVSRLVQAATQYQVGSAAIARIEEAERLETEEQGAAAASTPRTGPASVVFDEVTFRYRDDLPYVHHGVSFTVPGAGMTAFVGPSGAGKTTVFGLVERFYEATGGRILIDGRDVRDWPLAELRATIGYVEQDSPVLAGTVRENLVFGAPDATDAEIADVLVRAKLDALVERLPDGLDTVVGHRGSKLSGGERQRVAIARALLRRPRLLLLDEATSQLDAVNELALRDVVAQAARDTTVLVVAHRLSTVTLADRIVVMEAGRVRAVGTHTELVAGDPLYGELAATQFLATA; encoded by the coding sequence GTGACCACTGACGACGCGAGCTCCAAGCTGCCCGCCCGGGAGACCTGGCGGGCGCTCTACCGCCACTTCCGGCCGCACCGCGCCACCGTCGCCCTCGGGGCGCTGCTGACCCTGGCGGGCGCGGCCACCGGGCTCGCCCAGCCGCTGGCCGCCAAGGCCCTGGTGGACCGGCTCGGCGGGGACGAGCCGATCGCGGGGGTGCTCGTCCTGCTCACCGCGCTCGTGGTGGTGGGCACGGTGGTCGAGTCGTTCGGGGCGTACGTCCTGGAGCGCACCGCCGAGTCCGTGGTCCTCTCCGCCCGGCGCACCCTGATCGGGCGGCTGCTGCGGCTGCGGCTGCCCGAGGTCGAGCGGCTGCCCCCGGGCGATCTGATGTCCCGGGTGACCTCCGACACCACCCTGCTGCGGGCGGTCACCACCCAGTCCGTGGTCTCGGCCGCCACCGGCGGGCTCACCTTCCTCGCGACGATCGCGATGATGGCGTACATGGACGCGGTGCTGCTCGGCGTCACGCTCGGCGTGATCGTACTGATCGGCTCGGCGGTGGCGACGGTGATGCCGCAGATCTCCCGGGCGACCGCGCGGGCGCAGGCGTCGGTGGCCGAGATATCCACCGTCCTGGAGCGGGCGTTCGGCGCCTTCCGCACGGTCAAGGCCTCCGGCGCCGAGGAGCGCGAGACGGCGGTGGTGGACGCGGCGGCCGAGGAGGCCTGGCGGCACGGGGTGCGCTCGGCCAAGTGGCAGTCGGTGGCCGGGACTTCGGTCGGCCTCGCGGTGCAGGTGTCGTTCCTCGCGGTGCTCGGCATCGGCGGCGCGCGGGTCGCCTCGGGCGCGATCTCGGTGTCGACGCTCGTCGCGTTCCTGCTGTTCCTGTTCTATCTGATCGACCCGGTCTCCAGGCTGGTGCAGGCGGCCACGCAGTACCAGGTGGGCTCGGCCGCGATCGCCCGGATCGAGGAGGCCGAGCGCCTGGAGACCGAGGAGCAGGGAGCCGCCGCCGCGTCCACGCCGCGCACCGGGCCCGCCTCGGTGGTGTTCGACGAGGTGACCTTCCGCTACCGGGACGACCTTCCGTACGTCCACCACGGGGTCTCCTTCACGGTGCCGGGCGCCGGGATGACCGCGTTCGTGGGGCCCTCGGGCGCGGGCAAGACGACCGTGTTCGGCCTGGTCGAGCGGTTCTACGAGGCGACCGGCGGCCGGATCCTGATCGACGGCCGGGACGTGCGCGACTGGCCGCTGGCCGAGCTGCGCGCCACCATCGGCTATGTCGAGCAGGACTCCCCCGTGCTGGCCGGGACCGTCCGCGAGAACCTGGTCTTCGGCGCCCCGGACGCCACGGACGCGGAGATCGCCGACGTCCTCGTACGGGCGAAGCTGGACGCGCTGGTGGAGCGGCTGCCGGACGGTCTGGACACCGTGGTGGGGCACCGGGGTTCGAAGCTGTCGGGCGGCGAGCGGCAGCGGGTGGCGATCGCGCGGGCGCTGCTGCGCAGGCCCCGGCTGCTGCTCCTGGACGAGGCGACCTCGCAGCTGGACGCGGTCAACGAGCTGGCGCTGCGGGACGTGGTGGCCCAGGCCGCCCGGGACACGACGGTCCTGGTGGTGGCGCACCGGCTGTCCACGGTGACGCTGGCGGACCGGATCGTGGTGATGGAGGCGGGCAGGGTACGGGCGGTGGGCACCCATACCGAGCTGGTGGCCGGGGACCCGCTCTACGGGGAGCTGGCGGCGACGCAGTTCCTGGCGACGGCGTGA
- a CDS encoding S1C family serine protease, translating to MDGSVTRGRVRRLLLPLTAAFATATLLAGCSGSGASHSSPAQANAAAPKKAEAPRRADGNGLQADYERVIKDVLPSVVQIDAANSLGSGIVYDAQGHIVTNAHVVGGEKTFKVSTATGGGAIGAKLVAAYPEQDLAVIKLDSVPNGLKPARFGDSTKVAMGQIVLAMGSPLGLSSSVTQGIVSATGRTVTESRAGGGTGATIGNMVQTSAAINPGNSGGALVNLDSEVIGIPTLAATDPEMGGSAAPGIGFAIPVSMVKTVADQIIKNGKVTDSGRAALGVTGRTVVDSDYRPAGVAVVEVKGGGAADKAGIKAGDILTRLGDTDISTITSLSEALAADRPGQTVQVTYTRGGSVKTAQATLGEI from the coding sequence ATGGATGGATCCGTGACACGCGGCCGGGTTCGCCGGCTGCTGCTCCCCCTGACGGCGGCCTTCGCCACCGCCACCCTGCTGGCCGGCTGCTCCGGCTCCGGCGCGTCGCACTCCTCCCCGGCGCAGGCCAACGCGGCCGCGCCGAAGAAGGCCGAGGCGCCCCGCAGGGCGGACGGCAACGGGCTGCAGGCCGACTACGAGCGGGTGATCAAGGACGTGCTGCCGTCGGTCGTCCAGATCGACGCGGCCAACAGCCTGGGCTCCGGCATCGTGTACGACGCGCAGGGGCACATCGTCACCAACGCCCATGTGGTGGGCGGCGAGAAGACCTTCAAGGTGTCCACCGCCACCGGCGGCGGCGCGATCGGCGCCAAGCTCGTGGCGGCCTATCCCGAGCAGGACCTCGCGGTGATCAAGCTGGACTCGGTGCCGAACGGGCTGAAGCCGGCCAGGTTCGGCGACTCCACGAAGGTCGCGATGGGCCAGATCGTGCTGGCCATGGGGTCGCCGCTCGGCCTGTCCAGCAGCGTCACCCAGGGCATCGTCTCCGCGACCGGCCGGACGGTGACCGAGAGCCGCGCGGGCGGCGGCACCGGCGCCACCATCGGCAACATGGTGCAGACGTCGGCGGCGATCAACCCCGGCAACAGCGGCGGCGCACTGGTCAACCTGGACAGCGAGGTCATCGGCATCCCGACGCTGGCGGCGACCGACCCGGAGATGGGCGGCAGCGCGGCCCCGGGCATCGGCTTCGCCATCCCGGTCTCGATGGTGAAGACGGTCGCGGACCAGATCATCAAGAACGGCAAGGTCACCGACTCCGGCCGGGCGGCCCTGGGCGTGACCGGGCGTACCGTCGTCGACTCCGACTACCGGCCCGCGGGCGTCGCTGTCGTCGAGGTGAAGGGGGGCGGGGCGGCCGACAAGGCGGGGATCAAGGCCGGGGACATCCTCACCCGGCTCGGGGACACCGACATCAGCACGATCACCTCGCTGTCGGAGGCGCTGGCCGCCGACAGGCCCGGCCAGACCGTCCAGGTGACCTACACGCGCGGCGGCTCGGTGAAGACCGCCCAGGCCACCCTCGGCGAGATCTGA
- a CDS encoding bifunctional adenosylcobinamide kinase/adenosylcobinamide-phosphate guanylyltransferase: MELTLLGTGAPGGLPSPDCPCAACASARGDQARAATALLVDGALLLDLTPGAALAAARAGHSLTGVRQVLLTHPHDGPAVELPPGLPSAGRVPDGRVLTLISGHRVRAVPMDAPGTGYEVTSPEGERLLYLPPGGAPSGMAGASPPYDMVVCDVLGRPDALARLRAAGGVGPATDVVAAHIDHGVPPGRELARRLAAAGARVVADGTTLIVGEYHAVPDLPRRTLVLGGARSGKSVEAERRLEAFPEVVYVATGGTRDGDAEWAARVGLHRDRRPGAWRTEETCDLVPLLASAGPALLVDCLALWLTDAMDRTGAWWEEEKLPEAVRERVAELVAAVRATSRTVVFVSNEVGSGVVPSTRAGRMFRDELGRLNAAVAGECEHVLLVVAGQALVLRG, encoded by the coding sequence GTGGAACTGACTCTCCTCGGCACCGGAGCCCCCGGCGGGCTGCCGAGCCCCGACTGTCCCTGCGCCGCGTGCGCCTCGGCCCGCGGCGACCAGGCGCGCGCCGCGACCGCCCTGCTCGTCGACGGCGCCCTGCTGCTCGATCTGACCCCCGGGGCGGCGCTGGCCGCCGCCCGGGCCGGGCACTCGCTCACGGGCGTACGGCAGGTCCTGCTCACCCATCCGCACGACGGGCCCGCGGTGGAGCTGCCGCCCGGGCTCCCGTCGGCCGGGCGGGTGCCGGACGGCCGGGTCCTGACGCTGATCAGCGGGCACCGGGTGCGGGCCGTGCCGATGGACGCGCCGGGCACGGGGTACGAGGTGACCTCGCCGGAGGGCGAGCGGCTGCTGTATCTGCCGCCGGGGGGCGCGCCGTCGGGGATGGCCGGTGCCTCGCCCCCGTACGACATGGTGGTCTGCGACGTCCTGGGGCGGCCGGACGCGCTGGCGCGGCTGCGGGCGGCGGGCGGCGTGGGGCCCGCCACCGATGTGGTGGCCGCGCACATCGACCACGGCGTGCCGCCCGGCCGGGAGCTCGCCCGGCGGCTGGCGGCGGCCGGGGCGCGGGTGGTGGCGGACGGGACGACGCTGATCGTCGGGGAGTACCACGCGGTGCCCGATCTGCCGCGCCGCACCCTGGTGCTCGGCGGGGCCCGCTCGGGCAAGTCGGTGGAGGCCGAACGCCGTCTGGAGGCCTTCCCGGAGGTCGTGTACGTGGCGACGGGCGGCACCCGGGACGGCGACGCGGAGTGGGCGGCGCGGGTGGGGCTGCACCGCGACCGGCGGCCCGGCGCCTGGCGCACGGAGGAGACCTGCGACCTGGTGCCGCTCCTCGCCTCGGCCGGGCCCGCGCTGCTCGTCGACTGTCTGGCGCTGTGGCTGACCGACGCGATGGACCGGACCGGGGCGTGGTGGGAGGAGGAGAAGCTGCCGGAGGCGGTGCGGGAGCGGGTGGCCGAGCTGGTCGCGGCGGTCCGGGCGACCTCCAGGACCGTGGTGTTCGTCAGCAACGAGGTGGGCTCCGGGGTGGTGCCCTCGACGCGCGCCGGACGGATGTTCCGGGACGAGCTCGGCAGGCTCAACGCGGCGGTCGCGGGCGAGTGCGAACACGTGCTCCTGGTGGTCGCCGGGCAGGCTCTGGTGCTGCGCGGCTGA
- the cobT gene encoding nicotinate-nucleotide--dimethylbenzimidazole phosphoribosyltransferase, translating to MSRLNLDDFSDLIERPDSGVRRDAEERRERLTVPSGALGRLDELGEWLSAAQGTVPVKPIEHPRMILFAGDHGVAELGVSARPAGSAHTLVRSVLDGAGPVSVLARRLGAPVRIIDAGLDCDPELLPEDVVRHRVRRGSGRIDIEDALTVEEAEAAVRLGMRIADEEADSGTDLAVLGDLSVGGTTAAATLIAALCGTDASVVTGRGGAAIDDLAWMRKCAAIRDALRRARPVLGDQLELLAAVGGADLAATTGFLLQCAVRRMPVILDGVVSSACALVAQRAAFRAPDWWLAGQLSGEPAQSKALDRMALNPLLDHGVTVGEGTGALLALPLVQAAAALAAELPERAETERDRAED from the coding sequence ATGAGCAGGCTGAATCTCGACGACTTCTCCGATCTGATCGAACGCCCCGACAGCGGTGTGCGGCGTGACGCCGAGGAACGCCGGGAGCGGCTGACCGTGCCGTCCGGCGCCCTCGGCCGGCTCGACGAGCTGGGCGAGTGGCTGTCCGCCGCGCAGGGCACGGTTCCGGTCAAACCCATCGAGCACCCGCGCATGATCCTCTTCGCGGGTGACCACGGCGTCGCCGAGCTGGGCGTCTCGGCCCGCCCGGCGGGCTCCGCGCACACCCTGGTGCGGTCGGTGCTCGACGGCGCGGGCCCCGTCTCCGTACTGGCCCGCCGCCTCGGCGCCCCCGTACGGATCATCGACGCGGGACTGGACTGCGACCCCGAGCTGCTGCCCGAGGACGTCGTACGGCACCGGGTGCGGCGCGGCAGCGGGCGGATCGACATCGAGGACGCGCTGACCGTCGAGGAGGCCGAGGCGGCCGTACGCCTCGGGATGCGCATCGCCGACGAAGAGGCCGACTCCGGCACCGACTTGGCCGTGCTCGGCGACCTCAGCGTCGGCGGCACCACCGCCGCGGCCACCCTGATCGCGGCGCTCTGCGGAACCGACGCCTCCGTGGTCACGGGGCGTGGCGGGGCCGCGATCGACGACCTGGCGTGGATGCGCAAGTGCGCGGCGATCCGGGACGCGCTGCGCCGCGCGCGGCCGGTTCTGGGCGACCAGCTGGAGCTGCTGGCGGCCGTCGGCGGCGCCGACCTTGCCGCGACCACCGGTTTTCTGCTTCAGTGCGCGGTGCGCCGAATGCCGGTCATCCTCGACGGGGTGGTCTCCTCGGCCTGCGCGCTCGTTGCTCAGCGGGCCGCCTTCCGGGCTCCGGACTGGTGGCTGGCCGGTCAGCTGAGCGGTGAACCGGCCCAGTCCAAGGCACTGGACCGGATGGCACTCAACCCTCTGCTCGATCACGGCGTCACTGTCGGTGAAGGAACCGGGGCCCTGCTCGCTCTCCCTCTCGTGCAGGCCGCCGCCGCCCTGGCCGCGGAGCTGCCCGAGCGCGCGGAGACCGAGAGGGATCGCGCCGAAGACTGA